In one Candidatus Nealsonbacteria bacterium genomic region, the following are encoded:
- a CDS encoding nucleotide exchange factor GrpE, producing MEKKDKKPSSAKALEGKEEKRLVEEIKQKLKETEKLKAEYLASWQRERADFLNYKKGDLERIGEIIKYADTGLIFKFLPVLDNLELAERKLPKDLKDNKNIKGLLQIKTQIKDILKSQGVEEIESLGKKFNPNFHEVVEEVEQSDVESGIVVEEIQKGYKIHGKILRPAKVKVKVSK from the coding sequence ATGGAAAAAAAAGATAAAAAACCCTCCTCCGCCAAGGCCTTAGAGGGCAAGGAAGAAAAAAGACTTGTAGAGGAAATTAAACAAAAGTTAAAAGAAACCGAAAAATTAAAAGCTGAATATTTAGCCAGTTGGCAGAGAGAAAGGGCAGACTTTTTGAATTATAAAAAAGGGGATTTAGAAAGAATTGGAGAAATTATAAAATATGCAGATACAGGATTGATTTTTAAATTTTTACCGGTTTTAGACAATCTTGAATTAGCTGAAAGAAAATTACCTAAAGACCTAAAAGATAATAAGAATATAAAAGGATTATTACAAATTAAAACTCAAATTAAAGATATTTTAAAAAGCCAGGGTGTTGAAGAAATAGAGTCTTTAGGTAAGAAATTTAACCCTAACTTCCATGAGGTAGTTGAGGAGGTTGAGCAATCTGATGTGGAATCGGGAATAGTTGTGGAAGAAATACAGAAAGGGTATAAGATTCACGGAAAGATTTTAAGGCCTGCTAAAGTCAAGGTGAAGGTTTCAAAATAA
- a CDS encoding DUF3467 domain-containing protein has translation MKEKKQIKIRARNEDLKGVYSNLMQVFHLKEEFILDFFLNAPPGGMLASRVIVSPEHLKRMIKALQDNIQRYEEKFGKIEEVEVTKEKIGFNVEEN, from the coding sequence ATGAAAGAAAAAAAACAAATTAAAATTAGAGCAAGAAACGAAGACTTAAAAGGAGTTTATTCAAACTTAATGCAAGTTTTTCATCTTAAAGAGGAATTTATTTTAGATTTTTTCTTAAATGCGCCTCCGGGAGGAATGTTAGCTTCCAGAGTGATTGTGAGTCCTGAACACTTAAAGCGGATGATTAAAGCGCTTCAAGATAATATACAAAGATATGAAGAAAAGTTTGGAAAGATAGAAGAAGTTGAAGTCACTAAAGAAAAAATAGGATTCAACGTAGAAGAGAATTAA